Proteins encoded within one genomic window of Zestosphaera sp.:
- the gyaR gene encoding glyoxylate reductase, with amino-acid sequence MWCVRPRVFITRELFDDVMAKISQYYDVEVWDRYQAPPYEILLEKVRNVDALVSLLSDRVDCNLLRSAPRLRLVAQLAVGFDNIDVECATRLGVYVTNTPRVLTEATAEFTWALILATVRRVVEGDLLVRFGEWWRIRTGWHPKMLLGIELRGKTLGVVGLGRIGRRVAEIGVRGFGMRVIYYDLTRNMDAEQELGVTYTDLDTLLRESDVVTLHVPLTPQTRYLIGEGRLRLMKRSAVLINTSRGGVIDTQALIKALNEGWIAGAGLDVYEEEPLPPNHPLTAFKNVVLAPHAASATYDARHGMAEVVAENLLAFYEGRTPPTLVNREVVEVRPPGFAC; translated from the coding sequence GTGTGGTGTGTGAGACCAAGGGTCTTCATAACTAGGGAGCTGTTCGACGATGTCATGGCTAAGATAAGTCAGTACTATGACGTCGAGGTATGGGACAGGTATCAGGCACCACCATACGAGATATTGCTCGAGAAGGTTAGGAACGTTGACGCACTTGTGTCGTTGCTCAGTGATAGGGTTGACTGCAACTTATTGAGGAGCGCTCCAAGGCTCCGCCTAGTGGCTCAGCTTGCCGTGGGCTTTGACAACATAGACGTTGAGTGCGCGACCAGGCTTGGCGTGTACGTGACCAACACGCCCAGAGTCCTGACCGAGGCCACTGCAGAGTTCACGTGGGCGCTCATACTGGCCACGGTCCGGAGGGTTGTTGAAGGCGATCTCTTAGTCAGGTTTGGCGAGTGGTGGAGGATCAGGACAGGCTGGCATCCGAAGATGCTTTTAGGGATCGAATTGAGGGGCAAGACACTCGGTGTAGTGGGGCTGGGAAGGATAGGTAGAAGAGTTGCTGAGATAGGTGTGAGAGGTTTCGGCATGAGGGTTATCTACTATGACTTGACGAGAAACATGGACGCTGAGCAGGAGTTGGGTGTTACATACACTGATCTGGACACGTTGTTGAGGGAGTCGGATGTTGTTACGCTTCACGTCCCCCTCACTCCTCAGACTAGGTATTTGATTGGTGAGGGGAGGCTTAGGCTTATGAAGAGGAGTGCCGTGCTCATCAACACATCCAGGGGAGGAGTCATAGACACCCAAGCACTAATCAAAGCACTAAACGAAGGATGGATAGCAGGAGCAGGACTAGACGTATACGAAGAAGAACCACTACCACCAAACCACCCACTAACGGCCTTTAAGAACGTCGTGCTAGCACCGCACGCAGCCAGCGCCACATACGACGCGAGGCACGGCATGGCGGAAGTAGTTGCTGAGAACCTCCTTGCCTTCTACGAAGGGAGGACACCACCCACCCTCGTGAACAGGGAGGTAGTTGAAGTGAGGCCGCCTGGCTT